The following is a genomic window from Mycolicibacterium sp. TY81.
AGCCGTCAACAGGATGTATTGGGCGGCAACCTGTTCGTGCACGTCCTTCAACTCGGCGCCGCGCGCCTCGATGGCATAGTCGCCTGCCGGCGCGACACAGTAGAACTGCTTCGGGTTGGCCAGCAGGATGCAGCGGCTCAGGGTCAGCGCCGGCACCGGATCGGCGGTCTCGGTGCCGTCCACCGACACCTCCTTACCGAAGGTGTTCGCCACGTTGACCGCCGACGCCGGGTCCTTGGCGCGGTACACGCTGGTCTTCCCGCGGGCGAACGCTGTCACGCCGTTGTCTTGGAACACCTTGCTCGACGCGACCGGGTCGCTCTGGAAGTGCAGGGCCCCGGTGCCGGAGTAGACGGCGTTCTGCGAATTGCGCGGCGATTCGGTCTGCAGCGTCAGGGCCAGGAGCCCGGTCGGATCGATCGGCACGGCCGGCAACTCTGCCGCAGGTTTGAAGGGCTCGATCGCGGCGGCCTGGGCGCCGGTCGCCTTGGCCACCAACGCGATGGCCGGATCCGGCCCGGCTGTTGACTGCGCCAATTGTGTCAGGACATAGGGGCCGTGCGCGGTGAAGGACCGCACGGTGGTCACCTTCGTGCCGCGGGAGTCGACGTCGTACGTCGACGCCAGCGCATCCGGATGCTCCTGGACGGCAACGGTTTTCGGCTCTGCCCCGCGGATCTTGACCTGGAGTGCTGCCGCGTTCATCTCGCCGGCCGCGGCGGTGGCATCAGCGGGCGACGCAAAGCGCAGTACGCCGTTGATCAGCACCGTCTTGGCCGCAGACTCCCGCGCCGAGGCGAATCCGTCGACGAAGTGGTGCCTGCCGGCCGCGGTCGCGATGCTCTCGGGCCCGAACTGAGCCAGCAAACCGGGCTCGTCGAGCACGAAATACGTTGACAGATAAGGCTCGATGAGCGTGTCGTCGACCTGCCAGGGTCCCACCACGTAGCCGGCCAGCTGTTGCGCCTCGAGCCTCGCACCGGCCTCCGGGGCGCCCGCGGTGCCGTAGGGCTCATGCGGTTTTACCGGGTAGTTCCCCGGCTTCAGCTGTGCCGGGGCGACGATCGCCGGTGGCGGTGGCGTCGTCGAGGTCGCCGGCTTCGCGGATGACGTGGCCGGGCTCGACTGTGTCGATCCGCCACCACAGCCCGCGCCCAACAGCGCCACCGCGACCACCGCTCCACAGCTGACCAGACCCCGCATGCGTCCCTCCCCTGCCGACTGCAGACCAACCTACTCAGTGTCAGGTCTTCGCGGCACTGAACTGCATGACGTGCCCAAACACCTTGGTAGTCGTATCGATACGCAGCCCGTTGCGGCGACCTTCGGCAGCCAGTTCATCGGGGTTCAGCAGTCGGAACGGCGACCGGTCCACCCGGTGCACCACCGTGGCCACCGGTGTCCGCGTCAGGTCGTAACCGACGAACACGCCACCGGACTTGAGCACCCGGGCGATCTCGGCGACCGCGGCCTCCCATTCGATGACGTGGTGCATCATCAGGCAGCTGACCACCGAATCGAACGCGTCGTCGGCGAACGGCAGGCGGGTCGCGTCGGCGCTCTGCACCGTGACGTGCGGGTTGTCCTTCAGGCGGTGCGCCGCGGCGTCGACCATCACCGGATCCAGATCGGTCGCGGTGATGGCCAGTCCGGGACGCGCGGCCGACAGACCTTCCGCGATTGCGCCGCTGCCGGAACCGATTTCGAGCAACTGCTCACCCAGCCGGTCGGTGGGCAGCATGTCGAGCACGGCGCGCGTGGTGGTTCTCCACATGGCGCCGCAGCAGAAGGCGCGCTCGACTTTGGACATCACCGGCATTGCGGTCTCCTCCTCGTGGTGTCCGTCGAGTATGGAGCCGCCTGCACCGTCAGCACTTGGACGGATCCGTCGAATCCCGCAGCGCGCGGGCGATCGCGGACGGCGCCGCACCGGTCATCTCACGGCATACCCGGTTGGCATGGGAACCGTCGGCGAATCCGGCCAGATGCGCGGCGTCGGTGACCTGCTCGCCGTCGGCGAGATGTTTCAAGCCCGAGAGCAGCCTGGCCCAGCGGGCCGCCGCCGAGAAGGACACACCGGTCTGCTGCCGGCACAGCCGGCCGAGGTAGTCCGGCGACACCGCGACCTCGTGGGCGATCGACGCGAGATCCACGGATTCGGTTGTGCCGCTGTAGACCAGGTCCATCGCCTGCCTCAGCTGCGGATGCAGGCCGGGTTGCTCTCGCGGGCCGCCACAGAGGCGCTCGACCAATGCGGCAGCGGCCAGCTCGGGGTCGGCGTCGTACGCGTCGGCCACGGCTCGCGCCAACACCTGGCCATCCTCGGGCATCCAGATGCCGTCCTCGGATTCGCTCTGGCTCAGTGCGTGCAGCGCTGACCCGGGCCAGCTGTGCGGCGCCAGATACAGCGCCAACGTCAGATCGGTGGGCGCCGACCGTACCGCGTGGCCGGCGCCGCTGGCGATGACGACGACGTGTCCACTGCGGGACGCCTCGCCGGCGGTTCGAACCGTCAGCGGTCCGGTCAGCCCGACCCCGATCTGCACCGCGGCATGGTGGTGAATGTCCAGGTCGCCGAAGGTGCCGACGACCATCATCTGCGCCGGACCCAGCTCCCAGACGGGCATACCCGATGTTAACGCTGCGACTGCCGCCGCTCGATGACCTCCAGGGCCTGCTGCGCCCACCGCAGGTTCTCGTGCTCGAACGAGATGCCGCGCATCAGCGTCAGATAGGGCCCCACCCGTTCGGCTTCGGCGAGGAACGCCGCCTCGCTGCGGCCGCCCAGGATTCGGTTGCGAATCCGTTCGTAGAGTTCGAGTTGTTTGGTGGACCACTGGATTCGGTCCCGCAGGCCGGCGCATACGGCAGCCGCGTTGCCACTGTCGACGGTGGACACCTGCACCAACAGGTCGTCGCGCATGGCCAGGGGCTTGGGTGTCGCTTCGGTGAAGTCATGCACCGCGGTGCGGCCTGCCTCGGTGAGCGTGAACATCCGCTTGTTGGGACGGCGCTCCTGCTCGACCACGCGGGCCTCGATCAGCCCGTCGGCCGCGAGCCGGTCGAGTTCGCGGTACAGCTGCTGCGGGGTGGCCATCCAGAAGTTGGCGACGGACGCGTCGAAGCCCTTGGCCAGGTCATATCCCGAGGCCTCACTGTCGAGCAGGGCCGCCAACACGGCGTCACGCAGAGCCATGTCCAGGAGTCTAATAGTCAACAAAGTGATTAGTCACATATAGACATGCCGGGCTTGTCCCGCTAGCGTCACCGGTACCTAATCAACAAATTGACTATGCGAGGTATGCGATGCAGGCATTCCGCAAGGCGGTCGAGGCCGCCGACGGCGAAGCCATGGCCGCCTGTCTGGCCGACGACGTGGTGTTCACCAGTCCCGTCGCCTTCAAGCCCTACCCGGGCAAGCCCATCACCGCCGCCATCCTGCGCGGCGTGCTGCGGGTCTTCGAGGACTTCCGCTACATCCGGGAGATCAACGACCCCGAAAACCACAGCCACGCTTTGATTTTCGAGACCAAGGTCGGCGGCAAGACGATCAACGGATGCGACTTCATCCACGTCAACGACCAGGGCCTGATCGACGAGTTCACCGTCATGGTCCGGCCGCTGTCGGGAGCGCAGGCGCTGTCGGAGGCCATGGCCGCCCAGTTCCCGCAGATCCAGGCCGAGGCCGCCGAAGCCATCGCTGCCCTGGCCGCGAAGGAGCAGTGAGCATGAAGATCGGTCTCGGCATCAACTACGCCGGCGGTTTCAAAGAGGTCGTGGCCGAGGTCGCCGACCTCGAAAAGGCCGGCCTGGACGTCGTTTTCGTCCCTGAGGCGTACTCGTTCGACGCCATCAGCGCGCTCGGCTACCTGGCCGCCGCCACCGAGCGGGTGGAACTGGCCTCCGGCGTCCTGCAGCTCTACACCCGCACCCCGACCCTGACCGCGATGACGGCCGCCGGCCTCGACTACGTGTCCGACGGCCGGTACATCCTCGGTCTCGGCGCGTCCGGCCCGCAGGTGATCGAAGGTTTCCACGGCGTCCCCTACGACAGCCCGATCGGGCGCACCCGCGAGGTCGTCGAGATCTGCCGCCAGGTGTGGCGCCGCGAACGACTCGCCTACCAGGGCAAGCACTACACCATCCCGCTCCCAGAGGGTCAGGGCACCGGGCTCGGGAAGTCGCTCAAGCTCATCAACCACCCTGTGCGCGAGCGCATTCCGGTGTTGCTGGCAGCACTCGGGCCGAAGAACGTCGAACTGGCCGCGGAGATCGCGGAAGGCTGGCAGCCGATCTTCTACATGCCGGAGAAGGCCAAGGACGTCTGGGGCGACGCGCTGGCGGCCGGTTACGCAAAGCGCGACGAGTCGCTGCCGCCCATGGACATCTACGCCGGACCGGCGCTGGCCATCGGCGACATCGTCGAGGGGATGCGCGAGTTCATCAAACCGCACATCGCCCTGTACATCGGCGGCATGGGCGCCAAGGGCAAGAACTTCTATCACAACGTGGCCACCAAGTACGGCTATGGCGCCGAGGCCGACCGCATCCAGGAGCTGTACCTGGCCGGCGACAAGGACGGTGCGGCGAAAGTCGTTCCCGACGAACTGGTTCGGGACATCTCGCTGATCGGTAGCCGCGAGTTCGTCAAGGAACGGGTGGCGGCATTCCGGGAAGCCGGCGTAACGGTGCTCAACGTGGTGCCGATGGGTGCGACGACCGCCGACCGCGTCAAGCTCATCGAGGAGCTGCGCGAGCTGGTGTAGGGCTGGCGCTACCTCTACGCGCCCGGCTGACCGTACAACGCGACGACGACCGAACGGTCGGGGCTGTTCTCGGACCAGACGCCCATGACGGTGTTGGCGCAGTTGGCCATGATCGCGTAGGTCGGCGGGTCGTAGTACCACTGGTTCAGCACATCCAGGTTGTTGATGGCGATGGACCGGTTGATCGCCACCGTCTGAAACACCTTGCCCCGGAAGCCCGCTGCTTCCGCGCGCCGCTGTGCCGTCGACCCGTCCGAGCCGAGGTCGCCGTCGAGGTCGCGGTTGTTCAGCACATCGTTCGCGTGCCACTCGGCGGCGAGCCGCAGCTGCGGGCTGACCGCCACGTCATTGGTGCAGCCGGCCTGGTGCTGAATGGTGTAGACGTTGGCGACCACGCTGTTGTTGAGTCGCGTGTTGTCGGCGTGGGCCACCGCAGGCAGCGCGGCGCCGCACGCGAAGACCGCCAGGATCACCCCGGCCAACCGGGTACTCACTGTGCCCCCGGTCGGTAGTTGCCCGCGGAACTGCGCAGCGGCCCGATCAGCTCGGGGCACAGTTCGTTGATCACCTGTCCGACAAGATAATTGGCCTGACCTTCGTCGCCACCAGTGACGTCGACCTTGATGTCACCGATGATCTGCCCGTAACTCCGGCCCGCGGCGATCTTGTCGCACACGCCGCGCCCGTAGGCGATGGCGGCATCACCGCTCGGGAAGTTGAAGCCGCCCCGCACGTTGACGCTGTTCACGTACGTCACCGGGTCGGCCTGGGCCGGCGGCACCATCCATCCGGCCGCGGCTCCCGCGGCGAACACCGTCACCAGCGCCCGCGTCACACGGGGTCGAACTGTGAGATCAGCCATCGATCGTGCACCTTGTCGAGAGTCACCCGCACCGTCGAGGTCGACGCGGTGGGCGCGTCGGCACCGACGGTGGTCGTCTGGTTCACGAAAACCAGTACCACGGCGTGGTTTTCGGTCGCCGACACCGAGGCGGCGTCCGGAACGGTCGCGACCGCGGAGATGTGTTTCTGTTTGGCCCCGGGCGCCACGACGGTGTCGACCAACTTGGTGTACTCGTCGCGGAACCCGCCGGTCAGCCGGCCGGCGGCCGATTTCAGCTCGGTGTCAACCGTTTCCGGCCGGTACGACAGCATGGCGACGGTGCCGTCACTGGCCGCCCGCACAGACTCGGTGGCCGCGGCTTGCGCGAGCCGCACCGACCCGTCCTGCCAGTTGAAGTACCCCGCAGCGACGGCAAGCAGCATCGCGGCGAACGCCAATGTCAGACCCGTCCACCGCGCCCATGGCTTCCGCGAAACACTCTGCACCGCTGCGGGTTCGGCTTCGACAACCGCCTCCTCGGCGGCCTCGGTCTCGTCGGGTTCGACGGGACGTTCTTCGACATCCACTGTCACTGTCATGACCTGTCCTTCATGTTGCCCTGACCGTCCGATGTGCTCATGACACGAACTGGACGTTGGAGATTCGGGCGCCCGCGCCGTCCTTGGCGACACTGATCCGCATGCGCCAGTTTCGTGGTGGACCCGCCGGCGCCTCGGCCAGCGATGTCCGCACCGACACCGCGAGAAGCACCTGTGCGCCATCACCGGTCACCGACTCGAGTCCGGCTTCGGTGACGGTGCCCTCGGATTTCGAGCGGGCCTGCTTCACCACCGCGACGAACGGCTCGGACCGGCGCTGGAAGTCTTCCCGGAATTCGCCGGTCGACGAGTCGAGTATCCGGCGGATGTCGGTGTCGGCCTCGGTGTAGCTGATCGTGGTCAGGTTCAGCGCGGCCTGGCGGGCAGTCTGCACGTACAGGTTCCGCAGCAACTGTCCCTGTTCGGCCTGGTGCGCCCGAAAACCCAGCCAGCCCACCAGGGCACCCCCGGCGACGACCAGCGCGAGTCCGGTTGCGACCAGCGGCGAGACACGCGGCAACCGTTGCCGCAGCGACGGTTTCGGCGCCGCGACCGCATCTTCGTCGGCTGCATCCGCATCGGCTGCATCGGCGATGTCTAGCTGCTCGGGATCAGCATGCTCTGCCATGTCTTGCCTTTCGTGGTGGCGGCCAGGTCGGAGTCGGTGTACGGCTTGCCATCAGGTCCCACGTAACCGCCGGTCGCGGGGTCGTAGGGCACCACGGCCACCGGGGGTGCCGGGGGTGACGGCCCAGGTGCGGAACTGGGGCGCTGCCGGGGATCGGTGCCCGGCGCGTATTGCGGGACCCCCTGCCCCGTCAGCGTGGCGTTGGGATCGCCCTTCCAGATGTAGCCGTCGTTGAGGGGCACGTACTGCTCGTTGCTTTCGCAGAGCTCCACGGTCGGTGACCGTTTGGCGGGGTTGTTCTCGCACGGAATGTTCCGCACGCCACGGACATTCAGGTCGGAGTCCTGTGGCACCCGGCAGTACAGCTCCCCGGCGGGACGCTCGGGATAGTCCACCTCGGTCGGGACCCGCTGCTGCTTGACCGGAAGGAAGCCGGTGTTGCACGGCGGCGGCAGATTCATGTTCAGTTTGAAGTCGAGGTAGATGCCCCGGTAGGGCGTCTTGAGGTCCGCGTCGGCGACCGCGATCGCCGACATCAATGCGGTGCCCTGCGGGAAGAGCACCAGCAGTTGTTCGATGTCGTGCCGATAGACAACCGCGATCTCGCCGAGGCTCACCATGTTGGCCAGCAGGACCGGCAGTGCCGGGGCGAACCTGTCGAACAGGGCGCGGCCCTCGTTCAGGGTCGGCTGCCCGAGCTTGAGCAGCTCGGCGAACGCCGCATTCTGGGCCTTGAACTGGCCGGTGATGGACGCGGCCCGCTGCGCCCACGTCGCGATCGAGTCCGCGGTCTGCACTTGCGAATTCAGCACGGCCGGGCTCTGGTCGATCAGTTGCGTGATCGGGCCGACGTTCTTGCCGGCCTCGATGGCCAGTGACGTGGAGCCGTTGACGATGCGGGACAACTCAGGGCCGAGACCGCTGACGGCCTTGTCGGCTTCGTCGACGACGGTACGCAGATTGTCCTGCGGGATGGCTTCCAGCGCCCGGTTGGTGGCATCGAGCAGGTTGCCGATATCCGGCGGAATCCGCACCTTGGCCACCGGGATGGTCGCGCCGCCGCGCAGGGTCGGGCCGGTATCGGATTGCCCTGCCGCAGGGATCAATTCGACGAACTGTTCACCGACGGCCGAGCGGCTGTGGACCGCAGCCGATACGTCCGCAGGCACCTTGATGGCGGAGTCGAGATTCAGCTCGGCCCGCACCCCACCCGCGGTGACGTCGACCGCTTTGACCCGCCCGATTTCGGTGCCGCGGTAGGTGACCACCGACGTCGGGTACAGACCGCCGGACTCCGGCAACTCGACCGTCACGGTGTACCGGCCGTACCCGAGCAGCGTCGGTACGTGGACGAAGCCGAATGCCATGACGCTGCAGGCAATCACGGTGACGGCACCGAGGATCGCCAGCTGGATCCAGACTGTCCGGGACAAGCGCAGACGCAGCATGTCAGTACCCCCCGAAGTGATAGGGAGCGATCAGCGGGTTGCCCGCGGTGTACGGGCTGGGCATCTGACCGATCGTGCGGCCCCACTGCATTTCGAGTTCGGTGAGGTTGCCCTCCCACCGGGTTCCGGTGAACAGGCTGCTGTCGAGCCGGCTCAGCGTCAGATCGATGATCATCGTGATGTTGGCGAAGTCGCCCCGGAACCACTTGCCGAGATTGCTCTTCACCCACGGGTAGGTCGAGAGGAAGTCGAGCCCCTTGGTCAGTGCCGGTCCCGAATCGGCCAGCGACCGTAGCACCGGCACCATGCTGCGCAGGTTCGCGACGAGGCTCTCCTTGGTCTGCTTGATCGTCGACGTCGCGACCGCGCTGAACCGTCCGACGGCATCGATCGCGTCGGCCAGCTTCGCGCGCTGCTCTGCCAGTACGGCCAGGGCCTGCGGGATGGTGGTGAGCGCCTTGTCGACCGTGCGCTGGTTCGCCGCGAACTGGCCCACCAGAGAATTCAAATTCTCTGTGGCGGAGATGATGTCGTCGGTCTGCGTGTTGAGCCGGGAAATGAACGTATCCAGCTGGGCCAGCAGGCTGCGCATGTCGTTCTCGCGGCCGGCCAACGCCTTCGCGAAGGTCTGGTTGATCTCCTGCAGCTGGGCCAGGCCACCGCCGTTCAGGAGGATCGACGCCGACGCGAGAGCCTGCTCGGTGGTGGGATACGTTGCGGCCCTGGACAGCGGGATCACCGCGCCGTTGGTCAACTGCCCCTGCGGGGCTTCGCCGGCCGGCGGGCTGAGCTCGATGTGCATCGAGCCCAGCAGGCTGGTCTGCCCGACCTTGGCGGTGCTGTTGGCGGGCAGGTGGACGTCGCCATCGATCCGCATGGTCACCAGCGCATGCCAGTCCTGCACCTCGATCTTGGTGACGTTGCCGACGTTGACGTCACCGACGCGCACGCGGGTGTTCTGCTGGATCACCACGACGTCGGGCAATTGCGCTTGAATCACGTACGAACCCGGTCCGTCGCCGGCGGTGCCAGGCAGGCTCAGCGAATTCAGGCCGCGCCATTGGCATCCCGGCAACGTCAGCACGCTGAGGATGACGAGGGTCGCGGTCACGAGACGCTTCATGGCTGCGTCCCCTGCTGCGGAACCATGAGGCCGGCCAGCCCCTGGCCGGGGTCGGTCGGGGTCGATACGGGGGCCTCTGCCGGCAGCGGCGCCGGCGCGGGGTTCTCCTGCGGCGGAGCCCCGCCCGGCCGCAGTCGCGGCTCGCTGTAGGTGACCTCGTTGGGCCGGGCCGTCGCGCCGACGAACGGATTGCCGCCGATCGGCACGAAGTTGTACTGCCGGTTCTTGATGATCGGCGCGAGGTACTGCACGCACAGCTTGGCGGATTGCTCGAAGCCTTCCCGTGCCGCGGACTGGATTGCGCCGCAGAGGAACTGCACGGTGTCGGCGAAGTTGACGGGTGCCAGGATGCCCGTGATGGCGCTCTGCGCCGGGTCGTAGATGTTGGTGAAGTTCTGGAACACCGTCGGCGCGATGTGCAGGACCTGTTTGAGGTCCGTGCGGCTGTCGTTGAGCGCCGTGGTGATCGCGTTGAGGTGGTCGAAGGTGGTCCCCAACCCCTCCCGGTTCTCCGCGATGAAACCACGCAGATCCTTGACCGCGGTGTCCAGATTGCGTGTCGCATCGGCGATGTTGTTAGGCGTGCTCGACAGTGCGGTGGTGATGGACGCCATGTTGGTGTTGAAGGCGGCGAGCAGATCGCTGCTGGACGACAGTGCCGAGACCAGCAACTGCAGATTGCGCACCGTGCTGAAGATGTCGGTGCTGTGATCACCGAGAGCCGACATCGCGCGGGACAGTTTGATGACGGTGTCGCGCGCGGTGTCGCCCTGGCCGCGCAGGTTGTCGGCGGCGCTGTTGATGAATTCGCCGACGGCACTGGGCCCGCCGGGACTCGTCGGCTGCAGCGAGTCGGTGAGCTTCTCCAGTTGCTGACGGAAGTCGTCCCATTCCACCGGCACCACGGTGCGCTCCAGGGCAATGGTGGAGCCCGCCGCGAGTTTGGGTCCGCTGGTGTAGGCGGGCACCAACTGAATCGCGCGGGCGCTCACCAGAGACGGCGACAAGATGGCGGCACGGACGTCGGCGGGCAGCGCGTATTGCGAGTCCACCGAGAACGTCACTTTGGCGGCATGCGGTTGCGGTTCGATCTTCTCGACCGTGCCGACGGTGACACCCAGAATCCTGATGTCGTCGCCGGTGTACAGGCCGTTGGTGTTCGCGAAGTACGCGACGTAGGTACTCCGGACAGCGGTGACCCACCAGGATCGAGCCAGTCCGGTGGCGGCAACCGCCAGGATGACGACGAGACCGAGCGCGAGGGCGATGCGCCACGTCCGGCGGCTGCCCACGCGTGGTGTGGATTCGGAGCTGGTCATGGTCACCTCCCTCCGACGGGCGAAACGGGATCTGACACCACACCGGGCGAACCGGTGTGCGAATTGTTCGACGGCGGGAGCGGCGTCGGGGGCGGGACCGTCGGCGGCGGCACCTCGCCAGGGGCCGGAGCCAGGGCCGGCGGTCCGGGTGCCGGGCCTCCCGGTGGCGGCGCGGGCAGGGGCTCGCGATAGGGGTAGCGCGGATCTCCGGGATTGCCGGTGATCGCTTCGGGCAGAGTGAGATTCGGCGGTCCGCCCTGGCCGGTGCGCGGATACGGCGACGGCAGCGGCGGGGTACCCGGCTGACCGGCACCGGGCTCGGTCAGCTGCGACGGCAGCAGCACGTTGGGGTCCAATCCCAGGTCGGAGAACGCCGCGTCGATGAACGGCTGATCGAACTGACCCGGGAACAGGTTCACCAGCGACGCTTTGAAGAACGGCCCGGCACCGAGGACTTCGCCGAACGACATGGCGTACCGGCGCAGCAGGTACAGCGTGCGCTGCAGCTCCTTCTTCCGGTTGTCGAGGATGCTGAGAACGCCGTTGAGCTTGTCGACGGCCGGCTTCAGTTGCGTCCGGTTGTCCTGCACCAGACCGGAAAGCTGCACGGTGGCGGCGCTGATGTTGGCCATCAGCGTCTCGACCGAATTGCGTTGCGACAGAATCTCGCCCAGCAGCGCGTCGGTGTTGACCACCAACTGCGCAATCTGGTCACTGCGCTTGGCCAGCACCGAAGTCACCTTGTTGGCATCGGCGAGCAGCTGGCGCAGCTTGGCATCGCGGGTACCGAGGGTGTCGGAGAAGCGCGCCACGCTCTCCAGCGCCAACTTCAGATCGGGTGGCGTGTTCTGGAACGTCTGCGCCAGCGTCTTGAGTGCCGAAGACAGCTGGGTGGTGTCCAGACCGCTGATGGTGGTCGTCAGATCACCGAGCGCCGCGGGCAGATCGTACGGCGAGGTGGTGCGTTCAATCGGGATGGGGCCGTTCAGGTTTCCGTCACCGCGCGGCGTCAGCTCCAGCACCTTGGTACCCAGCACCGTCTCGGTCTTGATGGCGGCCTCGGTGCGGTCGCCCAGTTCGACGCCATCACGCACCGTGAAATCCACCCGAACCTTGGCGCCCTCCAAGTGAATTCCCGAGACCCGTCCGACGCCCAGCCCAGACACCCGCACGTCACTGCCCGTCTTGATCCCGCCGGCATCGGCGAAGTACGCCTGGTAGTCGGAGGTCCCCTTGATGAACGGGATCTTGTCGTAGCTGAAAGCGGCGACGACGATCGCGATGATCAGCGCGATGCCGGTCGCGCCAACCGCCAACCGGTTACGTTCGGCCAGGGGCTTGATGTTCAGCTTGATGCGCGTCATTTCGGCGTGCACCGCCCCGACTCCTGGCCGGCCACTTTGACGTACACCGGTTGGCCGCCCTTTCCATTCAGCTTCAGCAGTGCGTCGCAGAGATAGAAGCTGAAGTAGTCGCCGTACAGGCCGTTGCGAGAAAGAATCTGGTACGCGTCCGGCAGCGTCCGCACCAGCTCGTCGACGTAGGCGTGGTCCGCCTCGATCTGGCCGGACACCCGATCCGTCTGCTGCACAGTCTGTTTGATCGGCTCGCGCGCCACGGTCAGCAGGTCGGCGACCGACCGCGCCGCGCTGTTGATGTTCGCCACCCCGGTCGCGATGTCGGATTTGCGGGTGGCCAAACCCTGGACGAGTTGCGACAGTTTGTCCAGGCCGTCGGCGAACTGTGTGTCACGCGCCGCGAACGTCCCCAGCACGGTGTTCAGGTTGGTGATGACCTCACCGATGAGCTGATCCCGGCCCGCCAACGTTGTCGTCAGGGCCGACGTCTGGGCCAGCACCGACGAGATGGTGCCGCCCTGGCCCTGGAACACCCGGAGCAGCTCACCGCTCAGCGCATTGACCTGATCGGGATCGAGCGCACGGAACAGTGGCCGGAAGCCGCCGATGAGCGCGTCGACATCCAATGCCGGTGACGTCCGGGACAACGGGATCGTCTGGCCCGGAAGGAGTTTGCGCACCGACCCGGGGCCTTCCTCGAGCGCCAGGTAGCGGTCGCCGATCAGATTCTCGTAGCGGACGGTCGCGGTGGTGCCTTCGGTGAGCGTCAGTTGCCTGT
Proteins encoded in this region:
- a CDS encoding mammalian cell entry protein → MAEHADPEQLDIADAADADAADEDAVAAPKPSLRQRLPRVSPLVATGLALVVAGGALVGWLGFRAHQAEQGQLLRNLYVQTARQAALNLTTISYTEADTDIRRILDSSTGEFREDFQRRSEPFVAVVKQARSKSEGTVTEAGLESVTGDGAQVLLAVSVRTSLAEAPAGPPRNWRMRISVAKDGAGARISNVQFVS
- a CDS encoding DUF732 domain-containing protein yields the protein MADLTVRPRVTRALVTVFAAGAAAGWMVPPAQADPVTYVNSVNVRGGFNFPSGDAAIAYGRGVCDKIAAGRSYGQIIGDIKVDVTGGDEGQANYLVGQVINELCPELIGPLRSSAGNYRPGAQ
- a CDS encoding MCE family protein, with protein sequence MLRLRLSRTVWIQLAILGAVTVIACSVMAFGFVHVPTLLGYGRYTVTVELPESGGLYPTSVVTYRGTEIGRVKAVDVTAGGVRAELNLDSAIKVPADVSAAVHSRSAVGEQFVELIPAAGQSDTGPTLRGGATIPVAKVRIPPDIGNLLDATNRALEAIPQDNLRTVVDEADKAVSGLGPELSRIVNGSTSLAIEAGKNVGPITQLIDQSPAVLNSQVQTADSIATWAQRAASITGQFKAQNAAFAELLKLGQPTLNEGRALFDRFAPALPVLLANMVSLGEIAVVYRHDIEQLLVLFPQGTALMSAIAVADADLKTPYRGIYLDFKLNMNLPPPCNTGFLPVKQQRVPTEVDYPERPAGELYCRVPQDSDLNVRGVRNIPCENNPAKRSPTVELCESNEQYVPLNDGYIWKGDPNATLTGQGVPQYAPGTDPRQRPSSAPGPSPPAPPVAVVPYDPATGGYVGPDGKPYTDSDLAATTKGKTWQSMLIPSS
- a CDS encoding class I SAM-dependent methyltransferase, with the translated sequence MPVMSKVERAFCCGAMWRTTTRAVLDMLPTDRLGEQLLEIGSGSGAIAEGLSAARPGLAITATDLDPVMVDAAAHRLKDNPHVTVQSADATRLPFADDAFDSVVSCLMMHHVIEWEAAVAEIARVLKSGGVFVGYDLTRTPVATVVHRVDRSPFRLLNPDELAAEGRRNGLRIDTTTKVFGHVMQFSAAKT
- a CDS encoding CAP domain-containing protein; protein product: MSTRLAGVILAVFACGAALPAVAHADNTRLNNSVVANVYTIQHQAGCTNDVAVSPQLRLAAEWHANDVLNNRDLDGDLGSDGSTAQRRAEAAGFRGKVFQTVAINRSIAINNLDVLNQWYYDPPTYAIMANCANTVMGVWSENSPDRSVVVALYGQPGA
- a CDS encoding PadR family transcriptional regulator, yielding MALRDAVLAALLDSEASGYDLAKGFDASVANFWMATPQQLYRELDRLAADGLIEARVVEQERRPNKRMFTLTEAGRTAVHDFTEATPKPLAMRDDLLVQVSTVDSGNAAAVCAGLRDRIQWSTKQLELYERIRNRILGGRSEAAFLAEAERVGPYLTLMRGISFEHENLRWAQQALEVIERRQSQR
- a CDS encoding virulence factor Mce family protein codes for the protein MKRLVTATLVILSVLTLPGCQWRGLNSLSLPGTAGDGPGSYVIQAQLPDVVVIQQNTRVRVGDVNVGNVTKIEVQDWHALVTMRIDGDVHLPANSTAKVGQTSLLGSMHIELSPPAGEAPQGQLTNGAVIPLSRAATYPTTEQALASASILLNGGGLAQLQEINQTFAKALAGRENDMRSLLAQLDTFISRLNTQTDDIISATENLNSLVGQFAANQRTVDKALTTIPQALAVLAEQRAKLADAIDAVGRFSAVATSTIKQTKESLVANLRSMVPVLRSLADSGPALTKGLDFLSTYPWVKSNLGKWFRGDFANITMIIDLTLSRLDSSLFTGTRWEGNLTELEMQWGRTIGQMPSPYTAGNPLIAPYHFGGY
- a CDS encoding LLM class F420-dependent oxidoreductase produces the protein MKIGLGINYAGGFKEVVAEVADLEKAGLDVVFVPEAYSFDAISALGYLAAATERVELASGVLQLYTRTPTLTAMTAAGLDYVSDGRYILGLGASGPQVIEGFHGVPYDSPIGRTREVVEICRQVWRRERLAYQGKHYTIPLPEGQGTGLGKSLKLINHPVRERIPVLLAALGPKNVELAAEIAEGWQPIFYMPEKAKDVWGDALAAGYAKRDESLPPMDIYAGPALAIGDIVEGMREFIKPHIALYIGGMGAKGKNFYHNVATKYGYGAEADRIQELYLAGDKDGAAKVVPDELVRDISLIGSREFVKERVAAFREAGVTVLNVVPMGATTADRVKLIEELRELV
- a CDS encoding AraC family transcriptional regulator yields the protein MPVWELGPAQMMVVGTFGDLDIHHHAAVQIGVGLTGPLTVRTAGEASRSGHVVVIASGAGHAVRSAPTDLTLALYLAPHSWPGSALHALSQSESEDGIWMPEDGQVLARAVADAYDADPELAAAALVERLCGGPREQPGLHPQLRQAMDLVYSGTTESVDLASIAHEVAVSPDYLGRLCRQQTGVSFSAAARWARLLSGLKHLADGEQVTDAAHLAGFADGSHANRVCREMTGAAPSAIARALRDSTDPSKC
- a CDS encoding nuclear transport factor 2 family protein; the protein is MQAFRKAVEAADGEAMAACLADDVVFTSPVAFKPYPGKPITAAILRGVLRVFEDFRYIREINDPENHSHALIFETKVGGKTINGCDFIHVNDQGLIDEFTVMVRPLSGAQALSEAMAAQFPQIQAEAAEAIAALAAKEQ